A section of the Cottoperca gobio chromosome 17, fCotGob3.1, whole genome shotgun sequence genome encodes:
- the camsap2b gene encoding calmodulin-regulated spectrin-associated protein 2 isoform X7, with protein sequence MGEAADDRGMRRTFIVPAIKSFDHYDFTRAKISCSLTWLVAKAFGSDAVPEELVEPLYRDQYKQEHLKPPVACLLQSAELYCRAGSLILRSDAVKPLLGHNAVIQALAQKGLYVTDQDRLVTERDLTSTPIHMSSHLALIDTLMMAYTVEMVSVERVMSCINRYSSAEPSHGDGHVQELPYDTEDAIATWINKVNEHLRDILVEEQKLRDTSFQESNGTTPKARYRREHAQQRSAPSLPLVENLLKDNTDGCALTALLHFYCPQAVKLEDICLKETMSLADSLYNLQLVQEFCRNNLNHCCHFSLEDMLYAHASIKSNYLVFMAELFWWFEVVKPSFVQPRVFDPNGTVQACEPVTSCRNMPPVSSPVQQIYADRPDSPDNLPTQGIMKRSTSMSYVDGCVGTWPKEKRSSSRGISFEIPLDGDPCEAPSLHGMTRSASSDGLGFKVHYASRGGMKRHLSLMPVDVNGQSRHIPEEDEEFTSQKPLGRKNTFSIKNQSRYSNGVLPDNNHSPNDHHGNHSGHISPSTPPSIEEALKIIHDTERPHASLGVGDGDNGFFLHGAEPSDPHVQGDDPGSAKARLNDHDPNSLSTDEVDTGIHVGTEDIQSLDEDSSSLRDYSDIDPDCEAMTRSCPLPDQPERERSREGGREGVGEANPEGERGDGGDSPCPSSVPTIPRSHTVSPASSCGGTGGGMVRMTSFAEQKFRKLEGRSSGGTTPESSDLNVPYTHLPKSISSQMYTPPLPITSPSPVTPSPRDPSHLIASEMIQLRMKLEEKRRAIEAQKKKVEAAFTRHRQRMGRTAFLNVVRRKGITAPLSPSSAAAETPSPEPLTASKERQGSMEGAERCKPDGAAPKSPCEDGGGVSPGEIDLTEYTRSIERLNTSLGFLQTEMQRLAQQQETIMSMREQQQQSWVIPPPAPSPHRQLRELRSSSVTGRGSGRGSVGSLSPILSSSGSPHAPNRSPAGIKRRPASFHARTPRTPRPNDLKVTPFSRMLNTQTSVDSLPRLRRFNSSQNQNSSFSYFGHDEGSLESKNQEAKDNNENTTDKEEVDVKKSAGTPTEEASKEKEDERQEEKKTLPKGEVKQTKSSEVVKVPEMKPPGAPPCAQEMTGEGEEEGEAGGDAYGQDQKMCCGFFFNDDVKGEEDMAAKKAALLEKRLRREKETQEKKQQQELDQEQKKEAARLKAEEEQQKKDDEKARREYIKYEYLRRKQLKLMEDMDEVIKPRSGSLKKKPRPKSIHRDVVETTPPVRATGVRPRGFSVSSVSLASLNLADNDRDLPNNRKNNRPDSAEGFSSCPSTGEKDWENDSTTSSTPSNNEYTGPKLYKEPSAKSNKHIMQNALSHCCLAGKVNEGQKNKILDEMEKSEANNFLVLFRDTGCQFRSVYTYCPETEEITKLAGIGPRSITTKMIEGLYKYNSDKKQFSQIPAKTMSASVDAITIASHLWQTKKQGTPKKLHTK encoded by the exons AGTTCCCATCTGGCGCTCATAGATACCCTGATGATGGCGTACACTGTGGAGATGGTGAGTGTGGAGAGGGTGATGTCCTGCATCAACAGGTACTCCTCCGCTGAACCCTCACACGGTGACGGACACGTTCAGGAGCTGCCTTATGACACCGAGGATGCAATCGCCACCTGGATCAACAag gtGAATGAACACTTAAGGGACATCCTTGTCGAAGAGCAAAAGCTGAGAGACACTTCCTTCCAGGAGTCCAACGGAACAACACCTAAA GCTCGCTACAGGCGGGAGCATGCCCAGCAGAGGAGCGCTCCATCGCTCCCCCTGGTGGAGAACCTGCTGAAGGACAACACAGACGGCTGTGCCCTGACCGCCCTGCTGCACTTCTACTGCCCACAGGCCGTCAAACTGGAAG ATATCTGCCTCAAGGAGACCATGTCTTTGGCTGACAGTCTGTACAACCTCCAGCTGGTGCAGGAGTTCTGCAGGAACAACCTCAACCACTGCTGCCACTTCAGCCTGGAGGACATGCTCTACGCTCATGCATCCATAAAG AGTAACTACCTGGTGTTTATGGCTGAGCTTTTCTGGTGGTTTGAAGTGGTTAAACCGTCATTTGTACAGCCCAGAGTCTTCGACCCAAACGGTACAGTGCAAG cctgtGAGCCTGTAACGTCCTGTAGAAATATGCCTCCTGTGTCCAGTCCAGTCCAACAGATCTATGCAGACAGACCTGACAGCCCTGACAACCTCCCTACACAGG GTATAATGAAGAGGTCTACCTCCATGTCCTACGTGGATGGCTGTGTTGGGACATGGCCCAAAGAAAAACG ctcctcctctcgTGGAATCTCCTTTGAGATTCCTCTGGACGGAGACCCCTGTGAAGCTCCCTCCCTCCACGGTATGACCCGCTCTGCCAGCAGTGACGGCCTTGGGTTCAAAGTTCACTATGCATCTCGAGGGGGCATGAAACGCCACCTCTCCCTCATGCCCGTCGATGTAAACGGCCAGAGCAGACACATAccggaggaggatgaggagttCACCTCCCAGAAACCCCTGGGGCGGAAAAACACATTCTCCATCAAGAACCAAAGCAG GTACTCCAACGGAGTCCTCCCAGACAACAACCACAGCCCCAATGATCACCATGGTAACCACAGTGGCCACATCAGCCCATCCACTCCTCCGAGCATTGAGGAGGCTCTGAAGATTATCCACGACACTGAAAGGCCCCACGCTAGCCTGGGCGTGGGGGATGGAGACAATGGCTTCTTTCTCCACGGTGCGGAGCCTTCAGACCCTCACGTTCAAGGAGACGACCCGGGTTCAGCTAAGGCTCGGCTGAACGACCACGACCCCAATTCTCTGTCCACTGATGAAGTTGACACAGGCATCCACGTGGGGACAGAGGACATCCAGAGCTTGGATGAGGACTCCTCCTCTCTGAGAGACTATTCAGATATAGACCCGGACTGTGAGGCCATGACCCGGTCGTGCCCTCTGCCTGATCAgccggagagggagagaagcagGGAAGGAGGACGTGAAGGGGTCGGAGAGGCTAACCCtgagggtgagagaggagaCGGAGGTGACAGCCCCTGTCCCAGTTCAGTACCCACAATCCCCAGATCCCACACAGTCAGCCCCGCCTCGTCCTGCGGAGGCACTGGAGGTGGCATGGTTCGGATGACGAGCTTTGCAGAGCAGAAGTTCAGGAAGCTGGAGGGAAGGAGTAGCGGGGGAACCACTCCAGAGAGTTCAGATCTCAATGTGCCATATACACACCTGCCAAAAAGCATTTCTTCTCAG ATGTATACACCTCCTTTGCCAATCACATCTCCCTCTCCAGTAACGCCTTCCCCCAGAGACCCCTCCCACCTGATAGCCTCTGAGATGATTCAGCTGAGGATGAAGCTGGAGGAGAAGCGGCGAGCCATCGAAGCCCAGAAGAAGAAG gtggaagcagcttTCACCCGCCATCGTCAGAGGATGGGCAGAACAGCCTTTCTGAATGTAGTGAGAAGAAAAGGAATCACAGCCCCCCTCAGCCCCAGCTCAGCGGCAGCAGAAACACCTTCACCAGAGCCGCTCACAGCCTCGAAGGAAAGGCAGGGCAGCATGGAGGGGGCAGAGAGATGCAAGCCAGATGGAGCAGCTCCTAAATCCCCCTGtgaggatggaggag GTGTTTCTCCAGGAGAAATCGACCTTACAGAATACACACGCTCCATTGAGAGGCTGAACACGTCGTTGGGCTTCCTGCAGACAGAAATGCAGCGTTTGGCACAGCAGCAGGAGACGATCATGTCCATGAGAGAGCAACAGCAACAGTCCTGGGtcattcctcctcctgctccatctCCACACAG GCAGCTCCGTGAGTTGCGTAGCAGCAGTGTAACCGGCCGGGGATCAGGCCGAGGCTCGGTTGGGTCTTTGTCTCCCATCCTTTCTTCTTCTGGCTCTCCCCACGCTCCCAATCGTTCCCCTGCTGGCATTAAGCGGCGACCGGCCTCGTTCCATGCTAGGACACCTCGGACTCCACGACCAAATGATCTGAAGGTCACACCCTTCAGTCGAATGCTTAACACCCAAACCTCAGTGGACAGCCTACCAAGACTGAGGCGCTTCAACTCCAGCCAGAACCAGAACAGCTCGTTTTCTTACTTTGGCCACGATGAGGGGTCTCTGGAAAGCAAGAACCAAGAGGCCAAGGACAACAACGAAAACACTACAGACAAAGAAGAGGTGGATGTGAAGAAGAGTGCTGGCACTCCTACTGAAGAAGCATCCAAAGAGAAGGAAGATGAGCgacaggaggaaaaaaagactCTTCCGAAGGGTGAAGTCAAGCAAACAAAGTCGTCAGAGGTGGTGAAGGTGCCTGAGATGAAACCTCCAGGAGCACCACCCTGCGCTCAGGAGATGACGGGAGAGGgcgaagaagagggagaggcaggAGGAGACGCGTATGGACAAGACCAAAAGATGTGTTGTGGATTCTTCTTCAAC GATGATGTGAAAGGGGAAGAGGACATGGCAGCAAAGAAAGCAGCTCTGCTGGAGAAGAGgctgaggagggagaaggagactcAGGAGAAGAAGCAACAGCAGGAGCTGGACCAGGAGCAGAAGAAGGAAGCTGCACG GTtgaaagcagaggaggagcagcagaagaaggATGACGAGAAGGCGCGGAGGGAATAcatcaaatatgaatatttgaGGAGGAAGCAGCTTAAGCTGATGGAGGACATGGACGAGGTCATAAAGCCCCGATCTGGAAGTCTCAAGAAGAAGCCGCGACCCAAGTCCATTCACAGGGACGTCGTGGAGACTACACCGCCAGTGAGAGCGACAG GGGTGCGTCCTCGAGGCTTCTCGGTATCAAGTGTTTCTTTGGCGTCTCTCAATCTGGCTGACAACGACAGAGATCTGCCAAATAACAGGAAGAACAACAG GCCAGACTCTGCAGAAGgtttttcttcttgtccttcGACTGGTGAGAAGGATTGGGAAAATGACTCCACCACCTCATCTACTCCATCCAACAATGAGTACACAG GACCCAAACTATACAAGGAGCCGAGTGCCAAGTCCAACAAGCACATCATGCAGAACGCCCTGTCTCACTGCTGCCTGGCTGGCAAGGTCAACGAAGGGCAGAAGAACAAGATACTTGAT GAAATGGAGAAATCTGAAGCCAATAACTTCCTGGTGTTGTTCCGTGACACCGGATGCCAGTTCAGGTCTGTGTACACCTACTGCCCCGAGACGGAGGAGATCACCAAACTGGCCGGCATCGGTCCGAGGAGCATCACTACCAAGATGATCGAGGGCCTGTACAAGTACAACTCGGACAAGAAGCAATTCAGCCAGATCCCAGCCAAAACCATGTCCGCCAGCGTGGACGCCATCACCATCGCCAGCCATCTGTGGCAAACCAAGAAGCAGGGGACGCCCAAGAAACTGCACACTAAGTAG